The Chanodichthys erythropterus isolate Z2021 chromosome 14, ASM2448905v1, whole genome shotgun sequence genome window below encodes:
- the LOC137036386 gene encoding interferon alpha/beta receptor 1a-like isoform X2, producing MKALRCFCLLLSLSVALGDLSCPQNLSLQTLNTQYVLHWDCADDQQTAVNGTLTFTAQYLSAFQSRKAAHKQKWRTVCADVSERHCDFTDAGLNYWGIYYLRVRANTAQWFSSWTNISFCPDKDADLGPPSSVKLTSVKGDIEIVIADSLSSTNESMKTLVQDMHYLIQYWKKPEDYKKAEVLKTKNNVVTLSELDGSTWYCVRVQSCCDFYNKTSVFSDTHCTRTEGQTPYWQIFLYFLLSLVLCFLLGLLVWFCFYKVLKSLKSIFYPNVQLPAHIQELWSPDSEKPQLLPPDSPISVCEHLDLISAEMDAVTDAQSLNSEDQDTSAPSRHGSGDSGFNSTEEDFSRHGAVTDVQSDDVCKTNRKRTEELHDGTLELCA from the exons ATGAAGGCGCTGCGCTGCTTCTGTCTGCTGCTCTCACTGTCAGTGG CTCTTGGAGATTTGAGCTGTCCTCAGAATCTCTCTCTTCAGACTCTCAACACACAGTATGTTCTGCATTGGGACTGCGCTGATGATCAGCAGACGGCTGTGAACGGGACGCTTACCTTCACTGCACAGTATCTCTC GGCGTTTCAATCCCGTAAGGCAGCTCATAAGCAGAAATGGAGGACGGTGTGCGCTGATGTTTCAGAGCGTCACTGTGATTTCACTGATGCTGGACTGAATTACTGGGGCATATATTATCTGCGTGTGCGGGCCAACACAGCACAGTGGTTCTCCAGCTGGACCAACATCAGTTTCTGCCCTGATAAAGATG CTGATTTAGGTCCTCCGTCCAGTGTGAAGCTGACCTCTGTTAAAGGAGATATAGAGATCGTCATCGCTGACTCTCTGAGCAGCACCAACGAGTCCATGAAAACGCTGGTTCAAGACATGCATTACCTCATCCAGTACTGGAAGAAGCCTGAAGACTATAAG AAGGCTGAAGTCTTAAAGACGAAGAATAATGTGGTGACGCTGTCTGAGCTGGATGGATCAACATGGTACTGCGTGAGAGTTCAGAGCTGCTGTGACTTCTACAACAAGACAAGCGTCTTCAGTGATACACACTGCACACGCACTGAAG GACAGACTCCGTACTGGCAGATATTTCTGTACTTCCTGTTGTCACTGGTGCTGTGCTTCCTGCTGGGGCTGCTGGTGTGGTTTTGCTTTTACAAGGTGTTGAAGTCCTTAAAGAGCATCTTCTACCCAAACGTTCAACTCCCGGCTCACATTCAGGAG CTGTGGTCGCCTGACTCGGAGAAGCCGCAGCTGCTCCCTCCGGATTCTCCCATTTCTGTCTGCGAACACCTGGACCTGATCAGCGCCGAGATGGACGCGGTGACGGACGCCCAGAGCTTAAACTCTGAGGATCAGGACACGAGCGCACCCAGCCGACACGGCAGCGGAGACTCCGGCTTCAACTCCACAGAGGAGGACTTCAGTCGACACGGCGCCGTCACTGACGTACAGAGCGATGACGTGTGCAAGACGAACAGGAAGCGCACTGAAGAGCTGCATGATGGGACGCTGGAGCTCTGCGCTTAA
- the LOC137036386 gene encoding interferon alpha/beta receptor 1a-like isoform X1 codes for MKALRCFCLLLSLSVVTALGDLSCPQNLSLQTLNTQYVLHWDCADDQQTAVNGTLTFTAQYLSAFQSRKAAHKQKWRTVCADVSERHCDFTDAGLNYWGIYYLRVRANTAQWFSSWTNISFCPDKDADLGPPSSVKLTSVKGDIEIVIADSLSSTNESMKTLVQDMHYLIQYWKKPEDYKKAEVLKTKNNVVTLSELDGSTWYCVRVQSCCDFYNKTSVFSDTHCTRTEGQTPYWQIFLYFLLSLVLCFLLGLLVWFCFYKVLKSLKSIFYPNVQLPAHIQELWSPDSEKPQLLPPDSPISVCEHLDLISAEMDAVTDAQSLNSEDQDTSAPSRHGSGDSGFNSTEEDFSRHGAVTDVQSDDVCKTNRKRTEELHDGTLELCA; via the exons ATGAAGGCGCTGCGCTGCTTCTGTCTGCTGCTCTCACTGTCAGTGG tcacAGCTCTTGGAGATTTGAGCTGTCCTCAGAATCTCTCTCTTCAGACTCTCAACACACAGTATGTTCTGCATTGGGACTGCGCTGATGATCAGCAGACGGCTGTGAACGGGACGCTTACCTTCACTGCACAGTATCTCTC GGCGTTTCAATCCCGTAAGGCAGCTCATAAGCAGAAATGGAGGACGGTGTGCGCTGATGTTTCAGAGCGTCACTGTGATTTCACTGATGCTGGACTGAATTACTGGGGCATATATTATCTGCGTGTGCGGGCCAACACAGCACAGTGGTTCTCCAGCTGGACCAACATCAGTTTCTGCCCTGATAAAGATG CTGATTTAGGTCCTCCGTCCAGTGTGAAGCTGACCTCTGTTAAAGGAGATATAGAGATCGTCATCGCTGACTCTCTGAGCAGCACCAACGAGTCCATGAAAACGCTGGTTCAAGACATGCATTACCTCATCCAGTACTGGAAGAAGCCTGAAGACTATAAG AAGGCTGAAGTCTTAAAGACGAAGAATAATGTGGTGACGCTGTCTGAGCTGGATGGATCAACATGGTACTGCGTGAGAGTTCAGAGCTGCTGTGACTTCTACAACAAGACAAGCGTCTTCAGTGATACACACTGCACACGCACTGAAG GACAGACTCCGTACTGGCAGATATTTCTGTACTTCCTGTTGTCACTGGTGCTGTGCTTCCTGCTGGGGCTGCTGGTGTGGTTTTGCTTTTACAAGGTGTTGAAGTCCTTAAAGAGCATCTTCTACCCAAACGTTCAACTCCCGGCTCACATTCAGGAG CTGTGGTCGCCTGACTCGGAGAAGCCGCAGCTGCTCCCTCCGGATTCTCCCATTTCTGTCTGCGAACACCTGGACCTGATCAGCGCCGAGATGGACGCGGTGACGGACGCCCAGAGCTTAAACTCTGAGGATCAGGACACGAGCGCACCCAGCCGACACGGCAGCGGAGACTCCGGCTTCAACTCCACAGAGGAGGACTTCAGTCGACACGGCGCCGTCACTGACGTACAGAGCGATGACGTGTGCAAGACGAACAGGAAGCGCACTGAAGAGCTGCATGATGGGACGCTGGAGCTCTGCGCTTAA